Sequence from the Argonema galeatum A003/A1 genome:
TCCACCAACGGCGTGGACTATTTCTTTGCACGACTGGAAGCACAAGGGAAAGATGTTCGTGCCTTAGCTGCCCTGAAAATTGCCGTAGTTGGCAAAAAAACAGCCCAACGACTCAAACAACACTGCGTCAACCCCGATTTTATCCCGCCAGACTTTGTGGCAGATTCTCTCGTCGAAAACTTCCCAGAGGGGTTGGAAGGCCAAAAAATTCTCTTTCCCAGAGTGGAAACTGGCGGACGAGAAATCCTCGTGCAGGAATTAACTGCCAAAGGCGCTATTGTCATCGAAGTACCAGCCTATCAGTCCCAGTGTCCTACCACTGTACCAGCTTTAGCTTTGGATGCCCTAGAGCGCAAAGCCGTGGATGCGATTACTTTTGCTAGCTCCAAAACTGTGCAATATTTTTGTCAGATCATCGGGGAATTGCGATCGGCAGATCTTCTAGAGGGAGTTTGGATTGCTTCGATCGGCCCTCAAACCTCCAAAACCTGTCAGCAACTATTGGGACGGGTGGATGTAGAGGCAAAAGAATATACCTTGGAAGGCTTATTTCAAGCTTTACTCAAAATTCGATGAACAATGCCCAATGCCCAAACTGACCCCAATGCCCCAGTCCGACGCCTCATCGGTCTAACTGGCGGCATTAGCACAGGTAAAACTACTGTATCAAATTATCTTGCCAAAACCTACAATTTTCCGATTTTTGATGCAGATATTTATGCTCGCGAAGCTGTTGAACCCGGTTCGCCAATCCTCAACCAAATAGTAGAGCGTTATGGCTCAGATATTATGACAACTTCAGGAACTTTAAACCGTAAGGAGTTGGGCAATATCGTTTTCAATAATCCCACCGAGAGATATTGGTTAGAGCAACAAATTCACCCCTATGTACGCGATCGGTTTCTGAGTGCGATCGATGAATTACCGTTACATTCGACAGTCGTGTTAGTTGTGCCTCTGTTATTTGAAGCAAATATGACAGATTTGGTAACAGAAATCTGGGTAGTATTTGCTGATGAACAACAACAATTAAATAGATTGATGGAACGAGATAAATTGACTTTAGAGCAGGCGAAAGCGAGGATTAATAGTCAAATGTCAATTCAGGAGAAGTGCAACAAAGCTGATGTGGTTTTGGATAACTCTTCTACTCAACAACATCTTTGCCAACAAGTAGATGCAGCCTTGTTACGGTGATAAGTAGGTGGACATAATTAAACGTAAAACTGCCGCGCCCTTAGAAACCCGGTTTCTTGGAGAAACCGGGTTTCTTGGAGAAACCGGGTTTCTGGATGTTCAGTGAAGCGAAACCCAACGCATTTGCCCTAGTTTCGTGCCTCAACCCAACCTACGAATCAAGGTATTTTTCATTTTGGCGAAGGTATTGTTGGAGAAACCGGGTTTCTGGATGTTCAGTTTATTTACGATCGCTTACTTAATAGCCAGCAGATGGCATTTAACTATATCCATTCATTGACAAAAGATACTTTGTCTGATAGGGTCGGAAAAACCTACGATCGGATCTTGCCAAGCTAGGTAAGTCCCGGTGAGGAGTAAAATGAACCAACCTACTCAAAACCAAATTAAAGCTGTGACTCAAGACTACTGTAAAGTTCCGGAATCAATTTCGATCGCCAATACTATGCTTCAACAAACTCAAGACAAAACTGTAACAGAAAAAAATGGTTGCCGAATATCGGAAGCCGCCAAGCTACATATAACGTCCCTGTAAGGCAGGATTACCATGAGTTAGTAGAAAAGTTCCCTTACCCTTCATAAATTAAAAAAGAGATCCAAAAACTATTTGATGATGAAGTGTATCCGCACTTCGAGAAATAACTACAATCTACCTAACAAAATGAGGAATACCATGAACCAACCAACTCAAAA
This genomic interval carries:
- the coaE gene encoding dephospho-CoA kinase (Dephospho-CoA kinase (CoaE) performs the final step in coenzyme A biosynthesis.) produces the protein MPNAQTDPNAPVRRLIGLTGGISTGKTTVSNYLAKTYNFPIFDADIYAREAVEPGSPILNQIVERYGSDIMTTSGTLNRKELGNIVFNNPTERYWLEQQIHPYVRDRFLSAIDELPLHSTVVLVVPLLFEANMTDLVTEIWVVFADEQQQLNRLMERDKLTLEQAKARINSQMSIQEKCNKADVVLDNSSTQQHLCQQVDAALLR
- a CDS encoding uroporphyrinogen-III synthase, with product PLPVHGEGLGVGSPLPVHGEGLGVGSPLAGKTILVTRSVGQSEEFTNLLQQAGAMVIEMPTLEIGPPSSWESLDRAIANIQTFNWLILTSTNGVDYFFARLEAQGKDVRALAALKIAVVGKKTAQRLKQHCVNPDFIPPDFVADSLVENFPEGLEGQKILFPRVETGGREILVQELTAKGAIVIEVPAYQSQCPTTVPALALDALERKAVDAITFASSKTVQYFCQIIGELRSADLLEGVWIASIGPQTSKTCQQLLGRVDVEAKEYTLEGLFQALLKIR